The following coding sequences are from one Diospyros lotus cultivar Yz01 chromosome 7, ASM1463336v1, whole genome shotgun sequence window:
- the LOC127805510 gene encoding uncharacterized protein LOC127805510, whose protein sequence is MYVTRLLSRCLRSPEYLSLPPEGPNSGYLVLQDEESETTTCFGLCKNRYLSDLPFPQNKDLTIRYSSGSGKNRRASHYYIALIPVLNQPLSSNRYYAMKPHGSHKGEAYACSTENNMSACCFCKCIKDVKPMPFDPNDIYQQFHIGPYEGACNARGLFTATSIAPDGFPPYFMRRKGWEIYTGTPKNYKLGEALGVNNGLRSRLPDFNFPPHYKTSGAIVVGKWYCPFMFIRDGKFKDQMKRSMFYEMTLEQRWEQIFACENNSSQGNAVTVDATVQIETAFIEGREATWDESNQANGVVWFRSFGAGGETTIGLSSLIVYRMRWEQQRAGWTSSGTGLVRVSRTEEFAGSGGWKKYGCYLLVERFVLKRMDGSLSLARDFKHTHVVGSKWE, encoded by the exons ATGTATGTGACCAGGCTTCTTTCCCGCTGCCTAAGATCTCCCGAGTATCTTTCTTTGCCACCAGAAGGCCCAAATTCGGGCTACCTAGTGCTGCAAGATGAAGAATCTGAGACTACTACTTGTTTCGGGTTGTGCAAGAACCGATATCTGTCAGATCTGCCTTTCCCTCAGAACAAGGACCTAACTATTCGATACTCATCCGGCTCTGGAAAAAACAGACGTGCTTCTCATTACTACATCGCGCTTATTCCTGTTCTTAATCAGCCATTGTCTTCCAACCGATACTATGCAATGAAGCCACATGGATCACACAAGGG GGAAGCATATGCTTGTTCGACGGAGAACAATATGAGTGCCTGTTGCTTCTGTAAATGCATTAAAGATGTAAAACCAATGCCATTTGATCCTAATGACATATACCAACAATTTCATATTGGTCCTTACGAAGGAGCATGCAATGCTCGCGGCTTGTTTACTGCCACATCGATAGCACCAGATGGATTCCCTCCATACTTCATGCGAAGAAAAGGGTGGGAAATTTATACCGGAACCCCTAAAAACTACAAACTAGGTGAAGCACTGGGCGTTAACAATGGCCTTCGAAGCAGACTTCCAGATTTCAATTTCCCACCACACTATAAAACTTCAGGAGCAATTGTTGTGGGTAAATGGTACTGTCCTTTCATGTTTATCAGAGATGGGAAGTTCAAAGATCAGATGAAGAGATCAATGTTTTACGAGATGACACTCGAGCAACGATGGGAGCAGATATTTGCCTGTGAAAACAATTCTAGCCAGGGCAATGCAGTGACTGTGGATGCTACGGTGCAAATAGAAACGGCCTTTATAGAGGGCAGGGAAGCGACCTGGGATGAAAGTAATCAGGCCAATGGGGTGGTCTGGTTCCGGAGCTTTGGTGCCGGAGGAGAAACAACTATTGGGTTGAGTTCACTGATCGTTTACAGAATGAGATGGGAGCAACAGAGAGCTGGGTGGACTAGCAGCGGAACAGGGTTGGTGAGAGTGAGTAGAACAGAGGAATTTGCAGGGTCTGGTGGGTGGAAGAAGTATGGTTGCTATTTGTTGGTTGAGAGGTTTGTGTTGAAGAGAATGGATGGAAGTTTGTCACTGGCCCGTGATTTCAAGCACACCCACGTGGTTGGGAGCAAATGGGAATGA